A genome region from Purpureocillium takamizusanense chromosome 8, complete sequence includes the following:
- a CDS encoding uncharacterized protein (TransMembrane:1 (o25-49i)) encodes MERVLQTAVTSVTPQFNGPCDADTVGAIIGLSVSCGVLFVVVLVMTYAYSRCRVKYRALQLQLHPRGDIQLEPQGAASGHQRVPVPEPDAPEPRPEDDD; translated from the coding sequence ATGGAGCGTGTACTTCAGACGGCCGTCACCTCGGTCACTCCGCAGTTCAACGGCCCATGTGACGCGGACACAGTCGGAGCCATCATTGGCCTGTCTGTTAGCTGTGGCGTactcttcgtcgtcgtgctggtaATGACGTACGCCTACAGCCGGTGCCGTGTCAAGTaccgcgcgctgcagctgcagcttcACCCTCGGGGCGATATCCAGCTCGAACCGCAAGGGGCAGCCAGCGGACACCAACGGGTGCCTGTACCAGAGCCGGACGCCCCTGAGCCGCGgcccgaagacgacgattGA
- a CDS encoding uncharacterized protein (EggNog:ENOG503NYTT~COG:P~TransMembrane:8 (i673-694o700-718i739-761o767-788i918-943o963-992i1272-1293o1299-1318i)), giving the protein MACSCCGTAERPSSPSPSPSLPQSQDDTSTPGAVVDEAAPASNSRDAQGHGDSRDSRCGPSDVPMAVQDAVHSYQHGCCEDRPAQLAPEPASEPPCAAGCCGGTEAVVLPPTARARASTAASGGCHGNASVDVSAIAPAHQAYSSKCCDGDMTTSAPTAHAADCCCADKPMNVANNGQTCSDGDCCVANTAVESANTDCCDDDPLDNRADNEQPCARVCCGVNTVVSGKITDTADTCCDGDKTAKGGAATDGAKQTCGDGCCDESSAGKQKTNPSTSLADASTDDQQACTEGCCNSQPDDTRSRDVTDCCRDKPSPCCDESCLDRLALRECDSKACDASSCDTSSSSVPKNRACGRHRRSTRERYGATLEALGCICRALIALGQESCCDTKKRSSLSRNKCTKRQSGLTSSRSSLDLCCASGASIKTPRATIRARRQKAPCCGEEACKSSSMKPSCETRKPTAGVGCAASCCSPTRLTPSESKAMPKDDCGGDTCCSSGEKPSVGKIQAAVVDPENQVAGVEHVVLCVSGMTCTGCETKLNRTLATVAGVRSLKTSLVLSRAEFDVDLTLTSVESVIKHLERTTEFTCERVSNQGATLDLIVDGNADSLVDQTWPSGVIDVTATSKGTVRVVFDPKLLGARDLMDRDWGAPVKLAPIRGDPGLEAGSKHVRHVGYMTLLSAVLTVPVLVLAWAPLPDRELAYSSASLALATIVQVVIAGPFYPKALKALVFSRVIEMDLLIVLSTSAAYIFSVVSFGYLVAARPLSTGQFFATSTLLVTLIMVGRYMAALARQKAVESISIRSLQTATALLVDDLGGGERQIDARLLQYGDIFKVLADSRIPTDGTVISGSSEVDESMLTGESMPVEKHAKSSVIAGTINGSGTLVIRLARLPGDNTITTIATMVDEAKLSKPKLQELADLVASYFVPVVVGLTILTFVIWVAVGKTVRGKSGSEATVDAITYAITVLIVSCPCAIGLAVPMVIVIASGVAAERGVIFKSASAIEVAHRTSHVVFDKTGTLTEGKMKVVSENLLTQESACQSLLLGLISGSRHPVSVAVADYLKSKNIESAIVPDAKSLTGKGVEAHAAGRILRAGNARWLDLSCVSPVQSALASNLTVFCFTIDGTLAAVYGLENSLRNDAKAVVSDLQARGISVHIVSGDDDGAVQAVASKLDVPSSNAHARKSPADKQAYINKLFMSPSKGREPVVIFCGDGTNDAVALAQATIGVHMNEGSDMAKSAADVVLMRPDLSGIAVILDISRRSVNRIGFNFAWSFVYNTVAVLLASGALVKARIPPQFAGLGELVSVLPVILAAVLLRWPRR; this is encoded by the exons ATGGCATGCTCGTGCTGCGGCACTGCCGAGCGGCCCTCTTCaccctcgccttcgccctcgctACCGCAATCGCAGGACGACACTTCGACGCCTGGGGccgtggtcgacgaggcagcACCAGCGTCCAACAGTCGTGACGCACAAGGACACGGGGATTCGCGAGACTCCCGCTGCGGCCCCAGCGATGTGCCCATGGCTGTCCAGGACGCCGTTCACTCCTACCAGCACGGCTGCTGCGAAGACCGTCCCGCCCAGCTTGCTCCTGAGCCGGCCAGCGAACCACCTtgcgctgctggctgctgtGGCGGTACtgaggccgtcgtcctcCCCCCCACCGCGAGAGCCAGAGCGAGCACCGCCGCTTCGGGAGGCTGCCACGGCAATGCGTCTGTCGATGTTTCCGCCAttgcgcccgcccaccaggCCTACAGCTCTAAGTGCTGTGACGGAGACATGACTACTTCAGCCCCGACGGcacacgccgccgactgctgctgcgctgaCAAGCCCATGAATGTCGCAAACAACGGGCAGACTTGCTCGGATGGTGACTGCTGCGTTGCCAATACTGCCGTGGAGAGCGCCAATACCGACTGCTGCGATGATGACCCCCTCGACAACAGGGCCGACAATGAGCAGCCCTGTGCTCGTGTTTGCTGCGGGGTAAACACAGTTGTCTCTGGCAAAATTACAGACACCGCCGACACTTGTTGCGATGGAGATAAGACTGCCAAAGGCGGTGCCGCCACGGACGGTGCCAAGCAGACTTGCGGCGATGGCTGCTGCGACGAGTCATCCGCTGGCAAGCAAAAGACGAACCCTTCGACGAGTCTAGCGGATGCCTCCACCGACGACCAGCAAGCCTGCACCGAAGGCTGCTGCAACTCACAGCCTGACGACACCAGATCGCGTGACGTGACCGACTGCTGCCGTGACAAGCCGTCTCCTTGCTGTGACGAGTCCTGCCTCGACCGCCTGGCTCTCCGTGAATGCGACAGCAAGGCCTGTGATG CCTCATCATGCGAcacgtcttcttcctctgTTCCCAAGAACAGGGCCTgtggccgccaccgacgctcCACACGCGAGCGATACGGAGCCACCCTTGAGGCCCTCGGTTGCATTTGCCGCGCCCTCATCGCTCTCGGACAAGAGTCGTGTTGTGATACGAAGAAGAGGTCATCCCTGAGCAGGAACAAGTGTACCAAGCGCCAGTCCGGGCTGACGTCTTCGCGCTCGTCGCTCGATCTCTGCTGTGCGAGCGGGGCATCCATCaagacgccgcgcgcgacaattcgagcccgccgccaaaaGGCGCCGTGCtgtggcgaggaggcgtgCAAATCATCCTCCATGAAACCCTCTTGCGAGACACGCAAGCCCACGGCGGGCGTAGGCTGTGCCGCTTCCTGCTGTAGCCCAACGCGGCTCACCCCTTCCGAGTCAAAGGCTATGCCAAAGgacgactgcggcggcgacacctgctgctcctcgggcgAGAAGCCCTCTGTCGGGAAGATTCAGGCCGCAGTAGTTGACCCAGAGAACCAGGTTGCTGGCGTGGAGCATGTTGTGCTGTGCGTGTCGGGCATGACCTGCACCGGTTGCGAGACCAAGCTCAACCGCACCCTCGCGACTGTCGCCGGCGTCCGCAGCCTCAAAACAAGTCTCGTTCTGTCACGCGCCGAGTTTGACGTTGACCTGACCCTGACTAGTGTGGAGAGCGTCATAAAGCACCTGGAGAGGACGACCGAGTTCACCTGCGAACGAGTTTCGAACCAGGGCGCAACCCTtgacctcatcgtcgacggcaatGCGGACTCTCTCGTCGACCAGACGTGGCCGTCCGGAGTCATCGACGTGACCGCTACCTCCAAGGGCACCGTTCGTGTCGTCTTCGACCccaagctcctcggcgctcgCGACCTCATGGACAGGGACTGGGGAGCACCAGTCAAGCTTGCCCCCATACGTGGCGACCCAgggctcgaggccggcagcaAGCACGTCCGTCACGTTGGATACATGACTCTCCTCTCCGCTGTACTGACCGTTCCCGTCTTGGTCCTGGCCTGGGCCCCGCTACCGGATCGAGAGCTCGCATACAGTTCCGcgtcgctcgcgctcgccaccATTGTCCAGGTAGTCATCGCCGGGCCTTTCTATCCCAAGGCGCTCAAAGCTCTCGTCTTCTCCAGAGTCATTGAGATGGACTTGCTCATCGTCCTCAGCACTAGCGCGGCCTACATTTTCTCTGTCGTCTCCTTTGGCTACCTGGTCGCTGCCCGGCCGCTGTCAACAGGCCAGTTTTTCGCGACGAGCACGCTTCTGGTCACCCTCATCATGGTCGGCCGATACATGGCAGCTCTAGCAAGACAAAAGGCCGTCGAATCCATCTCCATTCGCTCACTCCAGACCGCGACCGCATTGCTCGTCgatgacctcggcggcggcgagcgacagATTGACGCTCGCCTACTGCAGTATGGTGACATATTCAAGGTCCTCGCAGACTCCAGAATCCCCACAGACGGAACAGTGATATCGGGTTCCTCAGAGGTCGATGAATCCATGCTTACCGGCGAGTCAATGCCAGTCGAGAAACACGCCAAGTCGTCCGTCATTGCCGGAACCATCAACGGGTCTGGCACCCTCGTCATCCGGCTTGCTCGCCTCCCGGGCGACAATACCATCACAACCATTGCCACCATGGTTGACGAAGCGAAGCTATCTAAGCCCAAGCTTCAGGAACTCGCAGATCTAGTGGCGTCCTACTTCGTGCCAGTCGTTGTCGGGCTGACCATCCTTACGTTTGTGATATGGGTCGCCGTTGGCAAGACCGTCCGCGGGAAGTCCGGGTCCGAGGCGACGGTAGACGCCATAACATATGCCATCACGGTCCTCATTGTTTCTTGCCCCTGCGCGATTGGCCTGGCAGTGCCAAtggtcatcgtcatcgcgaGCGGTGTCGCTGCGGAACGTGGCGTCATCTTCAAGTCTGCGAGCGCCATTGAAGTGGCACACCGCACCTCCCACGTGGTTTTTGACAAAACTGGTACTTTGACAGAAGGGAAAATGAAGGTTGTCTCCGAGAATTTGTTGACGCAGGAGAGTGCGTGCCAATCGCTACTCCTGGGGCTCatcagcggcagcaggcaCCCCGTATCGGTGGCAGTCGCAGACTACCTCAAGAGCAAGAACATTGAGTCAGCCATTGTGCCAGATGCCAAGAGCCTGACCGGCAAGGGCGTGGAGGCGCACGCGGCTGGGCGGATTCTGCGCGCGGGCAACGCCCGGTGGCTCGATCTGTCATGTGTATCCCCCGTCCAATCCGCCCTGGCGAGCAACCTGACCGTGTTTTGCTTTACGATCGACGGCACGCTCGCTGCCGTTTACGGACTCGAAAACTCGCTACGGAACGACGCAAAGGCTGTCGTGTCGGATCTGCAGGCACGGGGTATTTCGGTTCACATTGTCtcgggcgatgatgacggggcCGTTCAGGCAGTTGCCAGCAAGCTTGACGTCCCAAGTAGCAACGCGCACGCCCGCAAGTCTCCTGCCGACAAACAAGCGTATATCAACAAGCTCTTCATGTCCCCCAGCAAGGGACGAGAGCCAGTTGTCATATTTTGTGGCGACGGGaccaacgacgccgtcgcgctggcaCAGGCCACCATCGGCGTGCATATGAACGAGGGcagcgacatggccaagtcggccgccgacgtggttCTCATGCGCCCAGATCTCTCAGGCATCGCGGTCATCCTGGACATCAGCAGGCGGTCGGTCAACCGCATCGGGTTTAACTTTGCGTGGAGCTTCGTCTACAATACGGTAGCCGTGCTGCTCGCGTCTGGGGCTCTTGTCAAGGCCAGAATTCCGCCCCAATTCGCGGGGCTCGGAGAGCTGGTGAGTGTGTTGCCTGTGATCctcgcggcggtgctgctgcgctggccgaggcgctga
- a CDS encoding uncharacterized protein (COG:S~TransMembrane:11 (o29-51i63-80o92-112i133-154o166-189i201-218o230-250i262-279o291-311i323-343o363-385i)~EggNog:ENOG503NX85): protein MSSAHDHHDGESKIPTGDTVSKDPIDATLWIHIFVQMFAYGVIFPIGMVLGITKSRWHVPTQALGSLLAILGFFLGHAHGGREFVGKNIHSVFANILQLLLIGQVVLGLYLKGHWEKGLNGRIRKLIRPFHSIIGKAMPILSWTQMIFGGITTLGFCQGEHLGQCLAHFIMGSAFIAYGVLLTIILLVGQVWMRRCGRSQEFFDSAVIAAWGCVNTFTEHRWGTAWVRNDWQHTTMGVIWWCAGLAGMWLSRDRDGQPKRNFIPGFVIFITGWAMSAHPQELMVSAMTHSTFGKTLMAAGLTRIIEIAFVLRDEQSLTKDGRTWNSFQYIPVFLLYAAGFLFLGATEEQMVLVHNSDMDGVSYILILFSLASLVFLFSNMLIHLYDRLTPTESKDLGEYRAANDGRLRDAEEFELDGLVSDDEDHHMLHDRTSLDTPSTLGKNNEQSVH, encoded by the exons ATGTCGTCCGCTCACGACCATCACGATGGCGAAAGCAAGATCCCCACGGGGGACACTGTGTCCAAGGATCCCATT GACGCAACACTATGGATTCACATCTTCGTGCAGATGTTTGCCTACGGCGTCATCTTCCCGATAGGCATGGTGCTTGGG ATCACCAAGTCCAGGTGGCACGTTCCGACACAGGCCCTCGGCTCCCTCCTCGCAATCCTCGGCTTCTTTCTCGGCCAcgcgcacggcggccgtgagTTCGTCGGGAAAAATATTCATTCCGTCTTCGCCAACAtcctccagctgctgctcatcggCCAGGTGGTGCTCGGCCTGTACCTGAAGGGCCACTGGGAAAAGGGCCTGAATGGCAGGATCAGGAAGCTCATTCGCCCGTTCCACTCCATCATTGGCAAGGCGATGCCCATACTATCTTGGACGCAGATGATAttcggcggcatcaccacccTCGGCTTCTGCCAGGGCGAACACCTCGGCCAGTGCCTCGCTCACTTCATCATGGGCAGCGCCTTCATCGCGTACGGCGTCCTGCTGACCATCATCCTGCTGGTCGGCCAGGTGTGGATGCGCCGCTGTGGTCGATCCCAAGAGTTCTTCGACAGCGCCGTCATTGCGGCGTGGGGCTGCGTCAACACCTTCACGGAGCACCGCTGGGGCACGGCGTGGGTCAGAAACGACTGGCAGCACACAACCATGGGCGTCATCTGGTGGTGCGCGGGCCTTGCCGGCATGTGGCTCAGCAGGGATCGCGATGGGCAGCCGAAGCGCAACTTCATCCCAGGCTTTGTCATCTTCATCACTGGCtgggccatgtcggcgcACCCCCAGGAGCTCATGGTCAGTGCCATGACGCACAGCACCTTTGGCAAGACGCTGATGGCTGCCGGCCTCACGCGCATTATTGAGATCGCCTTTGTGCTCCGGGACGAGCAATCCCTTACCAAGGACGGCCGCACGTGGAATAGCTTCCAGTACATTCCTGTTTTC CTTCTCTACGCCGCTggcttcctcttcttggGTGCCACCGAGGAGCAGATGGTGCTCGTTCACAACTCGGACATGGATGGCGTCTCGTAcatcctcatcctcttctcgctcgcctcgctcgtctTTCTCTTCTCCAACATGCTCATTCATCTGTACGACCGCCTCACCCCGACAGAGTCCAAAGACCTGGGCGAGTACCGTGCGGCGaacgacggccgcctgcgAGACGCTGAGGAGTTTGAGCTGGATGGCCTGGTTAGCGACGATGAAGACCACCACATGCTGCACGACCGCACCAGCCTGGACACGCCCAGCACGCTGGGGAAGAACAATGAGCAGTCTGTGCACTGA
- a CDS encoding uncharacterized protein (EggNog:ENOG503P5KR), with the protein MPSVKNPNGPSKNRLAARATKAKSQRRKKSEEARNKISKADSTRGARPGLLPTSGPRATLSAKKARKLEKKMGYAMRRKMEAEGEAEMRDAPEVEQEEAVQRQIAEEDMEIR; encoded by the coding sequence ATGCCGTCAGTGAAGAATCCCAACGGCCCGTCCAAGAACCGCCTTGCGGCGCGAGCGACCAAGGCTAAGTCGCAGCGGCGCAAGAAGAGCGAGGAGGCACGCAACAAGATCTCCAAGGCGGACTCGACGCGGGGTGCGCGGCCGGGTTTGCTGCCGACGAGCGGGCCGCGAGCCACGCTGAGCGCTAAGAAGGCGCGcaagctggagaagaagatgggATACGCGATGCGGCGTAAGAtggaggccgagggcgaagcgGAGATGCGGGACGCGcccgaggtcgagcaggaggaggcggtgcaGCGGCAGattgccgaggaggacatggAGATTCGGTAA
- a CDS encoding uncharacterized protein (EggNog:ENOG503PWHT) — translation MAPMSASIPSDNVIRGDDTEPSEDPRHARDRHAAIASAARFAEFLHNTVPTALVPAELHTYIRREANARLDAAREAGVSLEQVTIGVDGLPTWPGGLAWDPDAESLHAHLQNRLIDWDAARELGDLVRGDIVSKGRLKLAQAREMGITLRDVYIGRNLLPEWTLGRAVSTAAAAAAAAADNKYSDFDDDDDDDSDMESITMGSRQSSGESAQTPLTDVFDTHPGGSAVEGPPSNSPVSACNSDDSSDWDDTIGMNNFVLPVPEYEEPDEDEDEVEGNDVRVAVGDSNVVHNVQVVGGQPGTSHEFDLEVYLLEDDDEDIAHMPEVELFIDDGDAYEHHYGADKAVDVELPVGHYFVPAGVEEAGDDDDDDRDGDGDEAHSSVTEPIYAQTQPIAVHDDEEEEDNIYDDSRAGSPVPRAIEEEDGASSQHSEEVTDDENGRGDEGEEAAAAAAAAAEIVGGHGGERREVAAAQHQHEGLVMKRLRKRRQGEGEASSSAYEKTS, via the exons ATGGCCCCAATGAGTGCTTCAATACCTTCCGACAATGTTATCCGCGGAGACGACACTGAGCCGAGTGAGGATCCTCGCCACGCCCGTGACAGAC ACGCAGCCATCGCCAGTGCCGCCCGTTTCGCCGAGTTCCTCCACAACACGGTGCCCACGGCGCTCGTCCCCGCCGAGCTGCACACCTACatccgccgcgaggccaacgcccgcctcgacgcggctCGGGAAGCGGGCGTGTCGCTCGAGCAAGTCACCATCGGCGTGGATGGGCTCCCGACGTGGCCGGGCGGCCTGGCGTGGGACCCAGACGCCGAGTCACTGCACGCGCACCTGCAGAACCGGCTGATTGActgggacgcggcgcgcgagctcggcgacctcgtccgcggGGATATAGTCTCCAAGGGGCGCCTGaagctggcgcaggcgcgggaGATGGGCATCACGCTGCGGGACGTTTACATCGGCCGGAACCTGCTGCCAGAGTGGACGTTGGGACGAGCCGTTTctaccgctgctgctgctgctgctgctgctgccgacaaCAAATATAgcgactttgacgacgacgacgacgacgattcgGACATGGAGTCGATCACGATGGGATCACGGCAGTCGTCGGGGGAGTCGGCCCAAACCCCTCTCACCGACGTGTTCGACACGcaccccggcggcagcgccgtcgaggggcCGCCCAGCAACAGCCCCGTGTCGGCGTGTAATAGCGACGACTCGAGCGACTGGGACGACACTATTGGGATGAACAACTTTGTGCTGCCAGTTCCCGAGTATGAGGAGCcggacgaggatgaggacgaagTCGAGGGCAACGACGTGCGGGTGGCGGTGGGCGACAGCAACGTTGTGCACAACGTACAAGTTGTGGGCGGCCAACCCGGAACGAGCCATGAATTTGACCTTGAAGTCTACTTGCttgaggacgatgacgaggacatCGCGCATATGCCCGAGGTGGAACTCTTCATCGACGATGGAGACGCCTACGAACATCACTACGGGGCCGATAAGGCTGTTGACGTGGAGCTGCCTGTGGGACATTACTTTGTCCCCGCcggcgtggaggaggccggcgacgacgatgacgatgacagAGATGGGgacggagacgaggcgcACTCATCGGTCACAGAGCCAATCTACGCGCAGACACAACCTATTGCTGtccacgacgatgaagaagaagaagacaaCATTTACGACGACAGCCGTGCGGGATCACCCGTGCCAAGAGCGAtagaggaggaagatggaGCCTCGTCACAGCATTCGGAGGAGGTAACGGACGACGAAAACGGCCGCGGTGAcgaaggagaagaggcggcggcggcggcggcggcagcggcagagaTTGTGGGTGGTCATGGTGGCGAGAGACGGGAGGTAGCTGCGGCCCAACATCAACATGAAGGCCTGGTGATGAAGAGGCTGAGGAAGCGCAGgcagggagagggagaggcatcatcatcggctTATGAGAAGACGTCATGA
- a CDS encoding uncharacterized protein (COG:S~EggNog:ENOG503P6Y8): MASPGDVDMGQDDQSQPFTVEENIQQLNAIDKSIVQLMNHAATALGALTTPTAEGSAKPALDPPAQKDAFRSATDAFLTTLHGVDVRMKRQVLALEEAGIVRLSAAASQDPKSTVKASLRPNGVGNVGNLDVGWLNSRGTRVERDMEAELWRDARELLEKQGNN, translated from the coding sequence ATGGCATCTCCAGGCGACGTTGACATGGGCCAGGACGACCAGTCCCAGCCCTTCACCGTCGAGGAAAACATCCAGCAGCTCAACGCCATCGACAAGTCCATCGTGCAGCTCATGAACCACGCCGCCACAGCCCTCGGCGCTCTCACCACGCCAACGGCTGAGGGCTCAGCCAAGCCCGCGCTGGATCCGCCCGCGCAGAAAGACGCCTTTCGCTCTGCCACCGATGCCTTCCTGACGACGCTGCACGGTGTGGACGTCCGCATGAAGCGCCAAGTGCTCgcgctggaggaggccggcATCGTACGGCTGTCTGCTGCCGCATCGCAGGACCCTAAAAGCACCGTCAAGGCGTCTCTTAGGCCGAATGGCGTGGGCAATGTTGGAAACCTGGACGTTGGCTGGCTCAACAGTAGGGGCACCAGGGTCGAGCGGGACATGGAGGCGGAGCTATGGAGAGACGCTCGCGAACTTCTTGAGAAGCAAGGCAACAATTGA
- a CDS encoding uncharacterized protein (EggNog:ENOG503NV3X~COG:E): MAGIETTHTPAASGAPVPVPVPDPPPRRLYSASDEPPSLDALKSLCAQTATAAQYPLAASIELNVPVYALPAYPAATPALRAALQDEWYRVLLRGPGVFVVRALVPDGRLVDAASAVFRDIIARERRRQRSSADGDRGGGDGGDGREGEGGEGVGGGAGGGDHFAGAGHNDRIWNSLGKHALADASSFVRYYANPWLALIAASWLGPGYRLTAQVNNVRPGSRAQVCHRDYHLGFMSAAQCARFPRAAHTATQFLTLQGAVAHADAPPESGPTRLLPFSQAFAEGYLAFRRPEFDAYFLGSYVALALRKGDGLFFNPALFHAAGENNSHDVERMANLLQISSAFGKPMETIDTRPLVESCWDELRRLHAEQGMSDEVLAVVAALAEGYPFPTNLDRNPPRSDDMAPQSEQDVILRCLKEHFSREDVLAALDKHRFTSQA, from the coding sequence ATGGCAGGCATCGAAACAACCCACACCCCAGCCGCCTCCGgcgcccccgtccccgtccccgtccccgacccgccgccgcgacgcctctACTCCGCGTCCGATGAGCCGCCttccctcgacgccctcaagTCCCTCTGCGCCCagaccgccaccgcggcgcagtaccccctcgccgcctccatcgagCTCAACGTCCCCGTCTACGCCCTCCCCGCCtaccccgccgccacgcccgccctgcgcgccgccctgcaggACGAGTGGTACCGCGTGCTGCTCCGGGGCCcgggcgtcttcgtcgtgcGCGCCCTCGTGCCCGACGGgaggctcgtcgacgccgccagcgccgtgtttcgcgacatcatcgcccgcgagaggaggcggcagcgctcTTCCGCTGATGGGgaccggggcggcggggatggTGGAGACgggagagaaggagagggaggagagggagtaggaggaggagcaggaggaggagatcactttgccggcgcgggccacaACGACCGCATCTGGAACTCCTTGGGCAagcacgccctcgccgacgcgtcCTCCTTCGTGCGCTACTACGCCAACCCCTGgctcgccctcatcgccgcctcctggcTCGGCCCGGGCTACCGCCTCACCGCGCAGGTCAACAACGTCCGGCCCGGCTCCCGCGCCCAAGTCTGCCACCGAGACTACCACCTGGGCTTCATGTCTGCGGCGCAGTGCGCGCGCttcccccgcgccgcccacaccGCCACCCAGTTCCTCACCCTgcagggcgccgtcgcccacgccgacgcgcccccCGAGAGCGGCCCCACGCGCCTCTTGCCCTTCAGCCAGGCCTTCGCCGAGGGCTACCTCGCCTTCCGCCGGCCCGAGTTCGACGCCTACTTTCTTGGTAGCTacgtggcgctggcgctgcgcaagggcgacggcctcttCTTCAACCCGGCTCTGTTCCACGCCGCGGGTGAGAATAACTCGCACGACGTGGAGCGCATGGCCAACTTGCTGCAAATTAGCAGCGCCTTTGGTAAGCCTATGGAGACCATCGATACGCGGCCACTGGTCGAGAGTTGCTGGGATGaactgcggcggctgcacgCCGAGCAGGGTATGAGCGATGAAGTCTTAGCAGTtgtcgccgctctcgccgaAGGGTACCCCTTCCCGACCAACCTCGACAGAAACCCACCGCGGtccgacgacatggcgccCCAGTCAGAGCAGGATGTGATTCTGCGATGCCTCAAGGAGCATTTCAGTAGAGAGGATGTACTCGCCGCATTGGATAAGCACAGGTTCACGTCACAGGCATAG